A stretch of the Chanos chanos chromosome 1, fChaCha1.1, whole genome shotgun sequence genome encodes the following:
- the LOC115806023 gene encoding dual specificity protein phosphatase 18 translates to MAEERGQSPETRLSGQVRVSGLGQITEHLYISNGRAARDRAAITRLRITCVINATLNNLSTHIHPVEVVRVPVHDSPDVRLIEHFDAVADKIHQIKEQCGRTLVHCNAGVSRSAALCIAYLMKYCNMSLLEAHGRVKAQRPIVRPNSGFWKQLIEYENRLYGKNTVRMISSPVGDIPDLYEKETKDLIPY, encoded by the coding sequence ATGGCCGAGGAGAGAGGCCAGAGTCCAGAAACCAGACTCTCGGGACAGGTCAGAGTCAGTGGTTTGGGCCAAATTACTGAGCATCTTTACATCAGCAACGGCCGCGCAGCCAGAGATCGCGCCGCCATAACACGTTTAAGAATCACCTGCGTGATAAATGCCACCCTAAATAATTTGAGCACACATATTCACCCCGTTGAGGTGGTCCGTGTACCTGTCCACGATTCGCCCGACGTCCGGCTCATTGAGCACTTCGACGCCGTTGCCGATAAAATACACCAGATAAAAGAGCAATGCGGACGGACTTTGGTCCACTGTAATGCAGGGGTGAGCCGATCCGCTGCTCTGTGCATCGCATACCTGATGAAATACTGCAACATGTCCCTTCTGGAGGCCCACGGCCGGGTCAAAGCACAAAGACCTATAGTTCGTCCGAACAGTGGCTTTTGGAAGCAGCTTATTGAGTACGAGAACCGACTGTATGGAAAAAACACGGTGCGAATGATCAGTTCTCCTGTGGGGGACATTCCAGATCTATATGAGAAAGAAACTAAGGACTTGATACCATACTGA